The DNA window TTCCGCTTGCAACATGCCGTTTACAACGTAACCGGCCGTGCCGGCCAGTGCGATGGGAAAACCGATGGCGGCGGCGGTGCCGATGGCGTGTTGTAACTTAACGTTGCACAATGTCAGAAAAGGCACCGATAGCAATCCGCCGCCGATGGCAACCAGACTGGACAGTGCGCCGATGACATTACCAGCGAGAAACAGGCCGATTGGCCCGGGAAGCTGGAACATCGGACTGGGGCGGAATTGCAGCAGCATCTGGGTAGCGGCGTAAAAGATGAAAATGACAAAAATAACGCTCAAAAGCTGACCGGTCATTGATCCCGCGAGTGCTGCGCCGCCGAATGTACCGAGAAAAATGCCTGGGGTGATATTTTTCAAGATTTGCCAGTTCACTGCGCCATGCTGATGATGGGTACGCAAGCTGGCAGCCGAAGTGAAAATGATCGTCGCCATCGTGGTGCCCAGCGCCAAATGAATGATGCGGTCAGCAGGGAAATCTTGTGCGGTGAATAGCGAAATCAGCACCGGCACGATAATGAGACCGCCGCCAATACCGAGCAACCCGGCAAAAAATCCCACAAACGCACCGGTCAACAGATAGATCAGCCACCATTCCATGATTCAGGCCGGATAAAAAGAATCGAAGCACATTACAGAATACCCATGATGAATTGCCACTCGGTCGGATCGACCGGTGTGATCGATAAGCGGTTGCCGGTTTGCAGCACGCGCATGCGGCGCAGTTCGGAGTATTGCCGCAATTCCTTGATCGCGATCAGCCGGGTTCTGCGTTGCAGGGTGATCTCGACGTTAAACCAGCGCGGATTGTCTTTGGCCGCTTTGGGATCGAAATACTTGCTGGCGGGATTGAATTGCGTGGCATCTGGATAAGCCGGTTTGCTGACGGCGGCGATGCCCATGATGCCGGGATCCTTGCAGCACGAGTGATAGAAAAATACCCGATCGCCAATGGTCATTTGATGGCGCATGAAGTTGCGCGACTGATAATTACGCACACCTTCCCACGCGACCGTTTGATTCGGCAGGGCGGCAAAATCATCGATGCTGAATTCATAAGGCTCGGACTTCATTAACCAGTAGCGCATTTTCTGAGTGGATGGTGATTTTTGTTCGGCAGTTTAGCGGGAAAGCGCTAATTATAGTTCATTGCTTTCAATCGGTTCTTGTAAAAACTATCTTCTGTTGATGAAAAATCTGCACGATAATGCATAGCTTCTGTAATATTCCAACGTTTTTTGCTCATTCCAATTACCTTAACAATGAATAATTACACACTTTCCGATATTACGGTGGATACCTGGGTACAAGGCGGTCCGCTGTCGTTGAGCGATCTGACCGGTTCGGTCGTATTGATCGAGGTTTTTCAGGTGAACTGTCCCGGTTGTTTTATTTATTCACTACCCAGAGCGGTTGATTTACACGAACGTTATCACCAGCGGGGACTGGTTGTGATCGGCTTGGCTACCGCATTCGAGGATTATGATAAAAATACGCTGGAGAATTTGCAGAAACTGGTTACTACCGGAGAAGTGATCGGCGAAACCTACAAGGCGCTCAATCAATATAACCTGTTGCCGCAAGGTAAATTGCCGTGGAAAATTCCGTTTGCGGTGGGGATGGATCGCGTTGTGACGGAAACCGAACCGGTTACCGATGAACGCGTGCTGCAGTATGCGCAAAAATTTCTGCCCGATTTCGGCAACTTCAGCGCCGGGCAGCAGCAAACGGTGTTGCAGCAGGTGCGGCGTTACATGGAGCAAAAATCGATGCGCGCGGAAACTTTCGAGCGTTTTGCGCTACAGGGAACGCCGTCCTGTATTTTGTTCGACCGGAAGAGCGAGCTCAAGGATGTTTCGTTTGGCCAGATCGATTATAAACAAGCAATGGTCGAGCATTTTCT is part of the Gammaproteobacteria bacterium genome and encodes:
- a CDS encoding sulfite exporter TauE/SafE family protein, which gives rise to MEWWLIYLLTGAFVGFFAGLLGIGGGLIIVPVLISLFTAQDFPADRIIHLALGTTMATIIFTSAASLRTHHQHGAVNWQILKNITPGIFLGTFGGAALAGSMTGQLLSVIFVIFIFYAATQMLLQFRPSPMFQLPGPIGLFLAGNVIGALSSLVAIGGGLLSVPFLTLCNVKLQHAIGTAAAIGFPIALAGTAGYVVNGMLQAERLPDYCLGYVYLPALFWLVAASMLTAPLGARLTHSTQTAILRSIFVVLLYGLGIRMLISIL
- a CDS encoding redoxin domain-containing protein, which codes for MNNYTLSDITVDTWVQGGPLSLSDLTGSVVLIEVFQVNCPGCFIYSLPRAVDLHERYHQRGLVVIGLATAFEDYDKNTLENLQKLVTTGEVIGETYKALNQYNLLPQGKLPWKIPFAVGMDRVVTETEPVTDERVLQYAQKFLPDFGNFSAGQQQTVLQQVRRYMEQKSMRAETFERFALQGTPSCILFDRKSELKDVSFGQIDYKQAMVEHFLAEK
- a CDS encoding EVE domain-containing protein, giving the protein MRYWLMKSEPYEFSIDDFAALPNQTVAWEGVRNYQSRNFMRHQMTIGDRVFFYHSCCKDPGIMGIAAVSKPAYPDATQFNPASKYFDPKAAKDNPRWFNVEITLQRRTRLIAIKELRQYSELRRMRVLQTGNRLSITPVDPTEWQFIMGIL